One stretch of Thermococcus sp. DNA includes these proteins:
- a CDS encoding glucose-1-phosphate thymidylyltransferase — translation MKALILSGGYGTRLRPLTYSQQKQLIPVANKPVLFYAIEDVIEAGIDEIGIIVGPNAEQVKKTVLSRKWDAKIEFIYQGEPKGLAHAILVAKDFLGDEDFVMYLGDNILKEGIVKHKEHFEKGNYDASILLTEVPNPQQFGVAELSEDGKTIKRLVEKPKVPPSNLALVGIYFFKPIIHKAVRSIKPSWRNELEITDAIQWLIDHGYKVGWTKVTGWWKDTGKPEDLLEANRLILDDIKTNIEVETKARIHGRVVIGKGTIIDENTVIKGPVVIGMNVRIKNSYIGPYTSIGDNVVIENTEIEDSIVLQDTEIRNAGRIVESLIGRRVKILKSETHPLGKKLVVGDNSRIIL, via the coding sequence ATGAAAGCTCTTATCCTTTCAGGTGGTTACGGCACTCGGTTAAGACCCCTAACTTATTCCCAACAGAAGCAACTGATTCCCGTCGCCAACAAGCCAGTCCTGTTCTACGCTATCGAGGACGTTATAGAAGCGGGAATAGATGAAATTGGAATCATCGTCGGACCCAACGCAGAGCAGGTTAAAAAAACAGTCTTAAGCAGAAAATGGGACGCCAAAATAGAATTCATTTACCAAGGCGAACCCAAAGGCCTGGCACATGCAATTCTGGTCGCCAAGGATTTCCTTGGAGATGAAGACTTCGTCATGTACCTCGGAGACAACATCCTCAAGGAGGGCATAGTCAAACACAAAGAACACTTTGAGAAAGGAAACTACGACGCGAGCATACTCCTTACAGAGGTTCCGAATCCCCAGCAGTTCGGTGTTGCAGAGCTGAGTGAAGATGGAAAAACAATAAAGAGACTCGTTGAAAAACCCAAGGTTCCTCCTAGTAACCTTGCGCTGGTTGGTATATACTTCTTCAAGCCCATTATTCACAAGGCCGTTAGAAGCATAAAACCCTCATGGAGAAACGAGCTTGAAATAACCGACGCAATCCAATGGCTCATAGACCACGGCTACAAGGTGGGCTGGACAAAAGTCACTGGCTGGTGGAAGGACACAGGAAAACCAGAGGATTTACTTGAGGCAAACAGGCTCATACTGGATGACATAAAAACTAACATCGAAGTTGAAACTAAAGCCAGAATCCATGGAAGGGTTGTCATTGGCAAGGGCACCATAATAGACGAGAACACGGTGATAAAGGGTCCTGTTGTTATTGGAATGAACGTCAGGATAAAGAACTCCTACATAGGACCCTACACGAGCATTGGTGACAACGTTGTTATTGAGAACACCGAGATAGAAGATTCCATCGTGCTTCAAGATACTGAAATACGAAACGCAGGTAGAATCGTCGAGAGCCTTATCGGGAGAAGGGTTAAGATCCTAAAGAGTGAAACCCACCCACTTGGAAAGAAGCTCGTCGTAGGCGATAACTCGCGCATAATCCTGTGA
- a CDS encoding glycosyltransferase family A protein has product MPSKLKVTCIMLARNLVSQGYPFLEVILSVLPYCDELMICEGYSDDETYTILKKLQEMHEDKVFIVRKKWVSNKRVKSHVFSDLLNKIIEESSGDYILKLDPDHFFERDTIEYLLFLASMYRNIKIFYVPYLYFVGNWVIKPELWAPTFFKKDDHIRLLGDSGSVFFTPLGILESIIKNIRHPLNVLKSIHYAYVPKPVHHYYAIFPGNYIRRIEEHKKFYNKHNWAYYDEILKRIKGIRDWDTFWRIIAKELVEKTWEWYGPRKVTKYTGELPALIKPLWGEWKYRVRFELISSEGSEDGGAT; this is encoded by the coding sequence TTGCCAAGTAAACTCAAAGTCACTTGCATAATGCTTGCAAGAAATTTAGTTTCTCAGGGATATCCATTTTTAGAAGTAATTCTGTCTGTGCTTCCTTATTGTGATGAGCTGATGATATGTGAGGGTTATAGCGATGATGAAACTTATACAATCTTGAAAAAACTTCAAGAGATGCATGAGGATAAAGTTTTTATAGTTCGGAAGAAGTGGGTGTCAAATAAAAGAGTAAAATCTCATGTTTTTTCGGATCTCTTAAATAAGATTATAGAAGAAAGTTCTGGTGACTACATTTTAAAACTTGATCCTGACCATTTTTTTGAGAGGGATACAATAGAGTATTTATTGTTCCTAGCAAGTATGTACCGTAATATCAAGATTTTCTATGTTCCCTACCTCTATTTTGTTGGGAATTGGGTTATTAAGCCTGAACTATGGGCTCCTACTTTTTTCAAAAAAGATGACCATATTAGACTACTTGGGGATAGTGGCAGTGTGTTTTTTACCCCCTTAGGGATTTTGGAGAGTATAATAAAAAACATACGACATCCCTTGAATGTTTTAAAGTCAATTCATTACGCGTATGTGCCTAAACCTGTGCATCATTACTACGCAATTTTCCCAGGGAATTACATTAGAAGAATAGAGGAACACAAAAAGTTTTACAACAAACACAATTGGGCATACTATGATGAGATATTAAAAAGAATAAAAGGAATTAGAGATTGGGATACTTTCTGGAGAATTATAGCAAAGGAACTTGTTGAAAAGACATGGGAGTGGTACGGCCCTAGAAAGGTTACAAAGTACACTGGTGAGTTGCCAGCCCTTATAAAGCCTCTCTGGGGAGAGTGGAAATATCGTGTCAGATTTGAACTAATATCAAGCGAGGGTAGTGAGGATGGGGGAGCTACCTAA
- the rfbD gene encoding dTDP-4-dehydrorhamnose reductase gives MRVAIIGASGQLGTDLVEVFGEDPSFDVIPLTHKDLDVTVPETMKVLKELKPDIIINTAAYVRVDDAELYPEKAFAVNAIGALNVAKISRDIDAINVYISTDYVFDGKKRKPYTEEDAPNPINIYGTSKYAGEIFTRNYSEKYYIIRVASLYGKAGARGKGGNFVNWVIERAKLGDELKIVNDQFMSPTYTMDVAKTLKEFLKISPEWGIYHMVNEGYCSWYEFAKTIFEILGWDVKIKPIKSSELNRPARRPKFSALENMELHRLNLKMPSWKDGLKRYLKEDIFNVSEKSCLTC, from the coding sequence ATGAGGGTTGCGATAATCGGCGCCAGCGGTCAGCTTGGGACAGATCTAGTGGAAGTCTTCGGAGAAGACCCGTCTTTTGATGTTATCCCACTGACTCATAAAGACTTAGACGTTACTGTTCCCGAGACCATGAAGGTGCTGAAAGAGCTGAAGCCTGACATTATCATCAACACAGCCGCATATGTGAGGGTTGATGACGCCGAACTTTATCCGGAGAAGGCCTTTGCCGTCAACGCCATCGGTGCGCTGAACGTTGCCAAGATTTCCCGTGATATTGATGCCATCAACGTCTACATCAGCACAGACTACGTCTTTGACGGCAAGAAAAGAAAACCTTATACTGAGGAAGACGCCCCAAATCCAATAAACATCTATGGAACCAGCAAGTATGCCGGAGAGATTTTTACGAGGAATTATTCCGAAAAGTACTATATTATCAGGGTTGCAAGCCTGTACGGGAAGGCTGGAGCCAGGGGAAAGGGTGGCAACTTTGTAAATTGGGTTATTGAAAGAGCAAAGCTGGGAGATGAGCTGAAAATTGTGAACGACCAGTTCATGAGCCCAACATATACTATGGACGTTGCAAAGACTCTGAAGGAGTTTCTGAAAATCTCGCCTGAGTGGGGAATCTATCACATGGTCAACGAAGGCTACTGCTCATGGTACGAGTTCGCTAAAACGATATTTGAAATCTTAGGATGGGACGTTAAGATAAAACCCATAAAGTCAAGTGAGCTCAACAGGCCAGCTAGGAGGCCAAAATTTTCGGCACTTGAAAACATGGAACTCCACAGGCTCAATCTCAAGATGCCCTCATGGAAAGATGGTCTAAAAAGATACCTCAAGGAGGATATATTCAATGTCAGTGAAAAATCTTGCCTTACGTGCTAA
- a CDS encoding sulfatase-like hydrolase/transferase encodes MGELPNLIVIILDTLRKDYDIPVRNVLEKFGFVSYERAIAPAPWTIPSHASMLTGLYPAFHGAHETKNRKIPSVKLDKKDNLLTFKLKEFGYNTALLTSNFFVHPHFGFVGFDNVYYVPPIPEIKFLSDSDREILRKIVPNQSNFRNIFLELVRKNHYGLLLKGGAQYLMQIFYKHFFALFKHWPTEKGISQIISYLNRYLSKNKSENMFIFINSIEMHEPYLVNDNLKILSDNLKTNSLDMGLVTAWRQRYVTESEYLGKKLFELLSVLKKHNVLDNSLVVVTSDHGQLLGEHGRIGHGNFLYDELLMVPLFIKYPQWMSPNLDKTVVQGSWISLTSLKSLITHVALGKIPSKKVLFSDTVFAESYGIAGRVSINSKREKLFVKKLEKYRIAVYHRAFKAIFNVNDWKFEYIKPYDPTTEIDDIILRHMKREITKFLRVVTSTKISSIR; translated from the coding sequence ATGGGGGAGCTACCTAACTTAATAGTTATCATATTAGATACCCTCAGGAAAGACTACGACATTCCTGTTAGAAATGTGTTGGAAAAGTTCGGATTTGTTTCCTATGAGCGGGCAATAGCTCCCGCCCCTTGGACTATTCCAAGTCATGCTTCAATGCTCACAGGACTGTACCCCGCTTTTCATGGGGCTCATGAAACAAAAAATAGAAAGATACCGAGTGTTAAACTCGATAAAAAGGACAATCTACTAACGTTTAAATTAAAGGAATTTGGATATAATACCGCTCTATTGACGTCTAACTTTTTCGTTCATCCTCATTTTGGCTTTGTTGGATTTGATAATGTCTATTATGTCCCACCAATACCTGAGATAAAGTTTTTGTCGGATTCAGATAGGGAAATACTTCGAAAAATTGTTCCGAATCAGAGCAACTTCCGGAATATATTTTTAGAGCTAGTGCGAAAGAACCACTACGGATTACTCTTAAAGGGCGGTGCTCAATACTTAATGCAGATATTTTATAAACATTTTTTTGCACTGTTTAAGCATTGGCCAACTGAAAAAGGAATATCACAAATTATATCTTACTTAAACAGGTATCTTTCCAAAAATAAGTCCGAGAATATGTTCATCTTTATAAATTCAATCGAAATGCATGAACCCTATCTCGTCAACGACAATTTAAAAATCCTATCTGATAACCTAAAGACGAATTCTTTGGACATGGGTCTAGTGACTGCATGGAGACAAAGGTATGTAACGGAATCTGAGTATCTTGGGAAAAAACTATTTGAGTTGCTTTCTGTTTTAAAAAAGCACAATGTCCTAGATAACTCTCTTGTTGTTGTAACGAGTGATCATGGTCAGTTGCTTGGAGAGCACGGTAGAATTGGTCATGGGAATTTTTTATATGATGAGCTATTAATGGTTCCTCTCTTTATAAAATATCCCCAATGGATGTCCCCTAACTTGGATAAAACAGTGGTTCAGGGCTCTTGGATTAGTTTAACGTCACTGAAATCCCTTATTACACACGTTGCTCTTGGTAAAATACCTTCAAAAAAGGTGCTGTTCTCTGATACTGTTTTTGCGGAGTCCTATGGGATTGCAGGGAGGGTCTCTATTAATTCAAAACGAGAAAAACTATTTGTCAAAAAACTCGAAAAGTATCGTATTGCAGTGTATCATAGAGCATTCAAGGCAATCTTTAACGTTAATGATTGGAAGTTTGAATACATTAAGCCGTATGACCCGACAACAGAGATTGATGATATCATTCTGAGACACATGAAAAGAGAAATTACAAAATTTTTGCGAGTGGTTACATCCACCAAGATATCCTCCATACGCTAG
- a CDS encoding DegT/DnrJ/EryC1/StrS aminotransferase family protein, which translates to MIPLVDLKREYREIKEEIDLAIGRVLERGWFILGEELVAFEREFGQYIGTKHVIGVNSGSDALYLAVKALGIGKEDEVITVSHTFISTVDAITRNGARPVFVDIDPETYTMDVSQLENAITERTKAIIPVHIYGHPADMAPIMEIANDYGLYVIEDASQAHGAEYKGKKVGSIGHVSCFSFYPTKNLGAYGDAGAIATNDDELADKLRMMRNYGSPRKYYHEFVGVNSRLDEIQAAVLRVKLKYLDKWNQRRRKIARVYKELLIDTDIITPIEKEWAKHVYHLYVVQHDKRDELEKCLLSKGIHVQIHYPVPVHLQPAYTKLGFNVELPITERVSQRILSIPMSPWLSEEEVKYVAEAIRGCLVAK; encoded by the coding sequence ATGATACCGCTGGTAGACCTAAAACGGGAATACCGGGAGATTAAGGAGGAAATAGACCTTGCAATAGGCAGGGTTCTTGAGAGAGGATGGTTTATTTTAGGGGAAGAGCTTGTAGCTTTTGAAAGGGAGTTTGGCCAATACATTGGAACAAAGCATGTGATTGGTGTGAATTCTGGTTCAGATGCATTATATCTTGCTGTAAAAGCCCTAGGCATCGGAAAGGAAGATGAAGTTATAACGGTTTCTCATACTTTTATCTCAACTGTTGACGCTATTACGAGGAATGGTGCTAGACCGGTATTTGTTGATATAGATCCTGAGACATATACGATGGACGTATCCCAACTTGAGAATGCAATTACCGAAAGAACAAAGGCCATCATCCCGGTGCATATTTACGGTCATCCTGCTGACATGGCTCCTATAATGGAAATAGCAAATGATTATGGACTGTATGTGATAGAAGATGCAAGCCAGGCTCATGGAGCGGAGTATAAAGGAAAAAAAGTTGGTAGTATTGGGCATGTGTCTTGTTTTAGTTTCTATCCAACCAAAAACCTTGGGGCATATGGTGATGCCGGTGCGATAGCTACAAATGATGACGAACTTGCTGATAAATTGAGAATGATGAGAAACTATGGGTCGCCTCGGAAGTATTATCACGAGTTTGTGGGTGTTAATAGTAGACTCGATGAGATTCAAGCGGCTGTTTTGAGAGTGAAGCTGAAGTATCTGGATAAATGGAACCAAAGAAGAAGGAAAATCGCTCGGGTATATAAAGAGCTCTTAATAGATACAGATATAATCACGCCTATTGAAAAAGAATGGGCTAAACATGTTTACCATCTATATGTTGTTCAACATGACAAACGGGATGAACTTGAGAAGTGTCTCCTTAGTAAAGGTATACACGTTCAGATACATTACCCTGTTCCAGTTCATCTTCAACCTGCGTACACTAAGCTTGGTTTCAATGTTGAGCTACCCATTACAGAACGTGTGTCCCAAAGAATACTATCAATCCCAATGAGTCCTTGGCTTAGTGAGGAGGAAGTAAAATACGTCGCGGAGGCTATTAGGGGGTGTCTTGTTGCCAAGTAA
- the rfbB gene encoding dTDP-glucose 4,6-dehydratase translates to MKLLVTGGMGFIGSNFIHYILEKHDDWEVINLDKLGYGSNPANLKDIENDPRYTFVKGDITDFELMRELVKKVDAIVNFAAESHVDRSISSPKHFLRSNVIGTYTILEAIRKENPEVRFVHISTDEVYGDIVKGSFTEKDALMPSSPYSATKAASDVLVLGWTRTYNLNASITRCTNNYGPYQFPEKLIPKTIIRASMGLKVPIYGTGENVRDWLYVEDHVRAIEAVLLRGESREIYNISAGDEKTNIEVVKTILKLLGKDESLIEFVEDRPGHDLRYSLDSWKITRDLKWRPRYSFEEGIEKTVRWYLENEWWWRPLVNEKILHPTPWKIGW, encoded by the coding sequence ATGAAACTCCTAGTAACAGGAGGAATGGGCTTCATAGGGAGTAACTTTATCCACTACATACTTGAGAAACACGATGACTGGGAAGTAATAAACCTTGACAAGCTCGGCTATGGCTCAAATCCGGCGAACCTGAAGGATATAGAGAACGACCCAAGGTACACCTTTGTTAAGGGGGATATAACGGACTTTGAGCTGATGAGGGAACTCGTGAAGAAGGTTGACGCTATCGTGAACTTCGCCGCCGAAAGCCACGTGGACAGGAGCATTTCAAGTCCCAAGCACTTCCTGAGGAGCAATGTAATCGGCACTTATACGATTCTCGAAGCAATACGAAAGGAGAATCCAGAAGTTAGATTTGTCCACATCAGCACTGATGAGGTTTATGGGGACATTGTGAAGGGTTCATTCACCGAAAAGGACGCGTTGATGCCCTCTTCACCCTACTCCGCAACCAAAGCCGCAAGCGATGTTCTTGTTCTCGGCTGGACGAGAACCTACAACTTGAACGCATCTATAACACGCTGTACAAACAACTACGGCCCCTACCAGTTCCCGGAAAAGCTCATCCCCAAGACAATTATACGGGCCAGCATGGGGCTGAAAGTCCCAATTTATGGCACCGGGGAGAACGTGAGGGACTGGCTCTACGTCGAAGACCACGTGAGGGCAATCGAGGCCGTTCTGCTCAGGGGCGAGTCAAGGGAAATTTACAACATCTCTGCAGGAGATGAAAAGACAAACATTGAAGTCGTTAAAACAATTCTCAAACTCCTCGGAAAGGATGAGTCGCTAATAGAGTTTGTTGAAGACAGGCCCGGACACGATTTAAGGTACTCGCTCGATTCGTGGAAGATAACGAGGGATTTGAAGTGGAGGCCAAGGTATAGCTTCGAGGAAGGCATAGAGAAGACGGTCAGGTGGTATCTTGAAAACGAATGGTGGTGGAGGCCACTGGTAAACGAGAAGATTCTCCACCCAACACCATGGAAAATAGGGTGGTGA
- a CDS encoding acyltransferase — protein MSLIGELQKKYQDYNERLVRIRKKLEQKGVFIHPNALVESEHVGEGTRIWAFAHVLPGAKIGRNCNICDHVFVENDVIVGDNVTIKNGVQLWDGVRIEDNVFIGPNVTFTNDLRPRSKVYPPKFIKTYIKEGASIGANATIICGVTIGRWAMIGAGSVVTKDVPDYALVYGVPARLRGWVCECGRDLEFNEKGYAKCVCGKEYKKIIDETGNEKVVRML, from the coding sequence ATGAGTCTGATAGGAGAGTTGCAAAAAAAATATCAAGACTATAACGAGCGCTTGGTAAGAATAAGAAAAAAACTTGAGCAAAAGGGAGTTTTTATTCATCCTAATGCTCTCGTTGAGAGTGAACACGTTGGAGAAGGAACAAGAATCTGGGCATTTGCTCATGTTCTTCCGGGTGCAAAAATTGGTAGAAATTGCAATATCTGTGACCATGTATTTGTGGAAAACGATGTTATTGTGGGTGACAATGTTACAATAAAAAATGGCGTTCAACTATGGGATGGGGTAAGAATAGAAGATAATGTATTCATTGGACCAAATGTAACCTTCACAAACGATTTACGGCCTCGGAGTAAAGTGTATCCTCCTAAATTCATCAAAACATACATAAAGGAGGGGGCAAGCATTGGAGCAAATGCTACCATAATATGTGGTGTGACAATTGGACGGTGGGCAATGATAGGTGCTGGCTCTGTTGTTACTAAGGATGTGCCGGACTATGCATTGGTTTATGGTGTTCCTGCAAGGTTACGGGGTTGGGTTTGCGAGTGCGGGAGAGATTTAGAGTTTAATGAAAAAGGATACGCAAAATGTGTCTGTGGAAAAGAATATAAAAAAATCATAGATGAAACTGGTAACGAAAAAGTGGTGAGAATGTTATGA
- the rfbC gene encoding dTDP-4-dehydrorhamnose 3,5-epimerase: protein MSFKFRHLEIPDVILIKPRVFEDDRGFFMETYKKPDFEKAGIKGEFIQDNHSRSKYGVLRGLHFQREPYAQAKIVRVIRGVIYDVAVDLRRDSPTFGKYIEVILSEHNKWQLYIPRGFAHGFVVLSDVAEVVYKVDNVYAPDYEGGIIWNDPELGINWPVDNPIVSEKDKKWPTLKEAIKRGWVF from the coding sequence GTGTCATTCAAGTTCAGACATCTTGAAATTCCAGATGTTATCCTAATCAAACCCCGTGTTTTTGAAGATGACCGGGGCTTTTTTATGGAAACTTACAAAAAACCTGATTTTGAGAAAGCTGGAATAAAAGGAGAATTCATTCAAGACAATCACTCTCGCTCGAAATACGGTGTTTTAAGAGGTCTCCACTTCCAGCGCGAGCCCTACGCTCAGGCCAAAATTGTTAGAGTCATACGAGGGGTTATCTACGATGTCGCCGTGGATTTAAGAAGGGACTCGCCAACATTTGGCAAATATATAGAGGTCATACTCTCCGAGCACAACAAGTGGCAGCTCTACATTCCAAGGGGCTTCGCTCATGGTTTCGTTGTGCTGAGTGACGTTGCTGAAGTAGTCTACAAGGTGGACAACGTCTATGCACCAGATTATGAAGGCGGAATAATCTGGAACGACCCAGAGTTAGGCATAAACTGGCCCGTTGATAATCCAATAGTCTCGGAAAAAGACAAGAAATGGCCAACACTAAAGGAGGCAATTAAGCGAGGATGGGTCTTTTGA
- a CDS encoding FdtA/QdtA family cupin domain-containing protein — protein sequence MADLMDNAVKSGRINLCKIISFPVVHDYRGNLTFIEQYKHIPFELKRIYYLYDVPTGAVRGGHAHISLEQVIIAVSGSFEVVIDDGYRKKSFFLNRPHYGLYIPPGMWRELVNFSSNSVALVLASEIYDEDDYIRDYDTFKRMVREGVWDESDRRVAKKISRL from the coding sequence GTGGCGGATTTAATGGACAATGCTGTAAAGTCAGGAAGAATAAATTTGTGCAAAATCATTTCATTTCCTGTTGTTCATGATTATCGGGGAAATCTGACCTTCATAGAACAATATAAGCACATCCCATTTGAGCTGAAACGGATATACTATCTTTACGATGTCCCTACGGGCGCCGTAAGGGGAGGTCATGCCCATATTTCATTAGAGCAAGTAATAATTGCAGTAAGTGGCAGTTTTGAAGTCGTGATTGATGATGGATACCGGAAAAAGAGTTTCTTCTTGAACAGGCCTCATTATGGGCTTTATATCCCTCCGGGAATGTGGAGAGAATTAGTAAACTTTTCATCTAATTCCGTTGCTTTAGTGTTGGCTTCTGAAATTTATGATGAGGACGATTACATCCGGGATTACGACACATTCAAGCGCATGGTCAGGGAGGGGGTTTGGGATGAGTCTGATAGGAGAGTTGCAAAAAAAATATCAAGACTATAA
- a CDS encoding sulfatase, translating to MKKEREYNNAFRNRIKNIKDINVKIRNKFNVIIVVADCMRFKNTSLNNYERDTTPFLNSLSIKGKAVSAAPWTHPSVASIMTGMYPHNHGAYIHSKLRNFDNPRNIKGIRRKYLTIPEISALNSYDVYFATSIDVASFPMRGRSPVKIYPGETRGITLVNDFLRWAKKEKNKNFFAYIHLGDTHEPLNPPKEFRNYFGEVENIPNIERWAFQRIEEQKGEEFERFKENKILLYDNTIRYVDWLFEELYNGLEKAGLLKDTLIIFTADHGEEFWEHSKLEAKYFYDPRGIYGVGHGHNVFREIIEVPLAIEGPIENVKIKRRSLVDVFSTIMDLWEVELPYKTDGRSLLKRPKKFLLSEATGYGYEKKAFIVKDWKLLHAPDDKVEWLFSLDRDKNELNPIKDEDAIKPFKGRLLSILARDEIS from the coding sequence ATGAAAAAGGAGAGAGAATACAACAATGCATTTAGAAACAGGATAAAAAATATTAAAGATATAAATGTAAAGATAAGAAATAAATTCAACGTTATTATAGTCGTCGCGGACTGCATGAGATTTAAAAACACTAGCCTCAACAACTATGAACGAGATACAACTCCCTTTTTGAATTCTCTTTCGATAAAAGGAAAAGCAGTATCCGCGGCACCTTGGACCCACCCCTCTGTTGCATCAATTATGACCGGAATGTATCCCCATAATCATGGTGCCTACATCCACTCTAAGCTTAGAAACTTTGATAATCCAAGGAACATTAAAGGGATAAGACGGAAGTATTTAACAATACCAGAGATTAGTGCCTTAAATAGTTATGATGTATATTTTGCGACTTCCATAGACGTTGCGTCCTTCCCTATGAGGGGAAGGAGTCCTGTAAAAATTTATCCAGGAGAAACAAGGGGAATTACGTTGGTAAATGACTTTTTAAGATGGGCCAAAAAAGAAAAAAACAAAAACTTTTTTGCATATATCCATCTCGGAGATACTCACGAACCTCTCAATCCCCCAAAGGAGTTCAGGAACTATTTTGGGGAAGTTGAGAACATACCAAACATTGAGAGATGGGCATTTCAGCGCATAGAAGAACAAAAAGGTGAGGAATTTGAAAGGTTTAAGGAGAATAAAATTCTCCTATATGATAATACTATCAGATACGTAGACTGGCTGTTTGAAGAACTATATAATGGCCTTGAAAAGGCAGGATTGCTAAAGGATACTCTCATTATTTTTACGGCCGATCATGGGGAAGAGTTCTGGGAACATTCGAAACTTGAAGCCAAATACTTCTATGACCCTAGAGGAATTTATGGCGTAGGACATGGTCATAATGTCTTCAGGGAGATTATAGAAGTTCCCCTTGCAATTGAAGGGCCAATAGAAAATGTTAAAATTAAAAGACGTTCCCTTGTTGATGTATTTTCCACAATCATGGATTTATGGGAAGTCGAGCTCCCATACAAAACAGACGGGCGGTCTCTTCTTAAACGACCAAAAAAGTTCCTTCTTAGCGAGGCTACTGGTTATGGCTATGAAAAGAAGGCATTTATTGTAAAGGATTGGAAATTACTCCATGCCCCCGATGACAAAGTTGAATGGTTATTCTCTCTTGATAGGGATAAAAATGAACTCAATCCTATAAAGGATGAGGATGCTATAAAACCCTTCAAAGGGAGACTACTTTCCATACTCGCAAGGGACGAGATATCCTAG